A genomic window from Archaeoglobus profundus DSM 5631 includes:
- the endA gene encoding tRNA-intron lyase: MKIFVENDVAYVSFSKKLEKMGIGVKKGGKLILHPIEVLYLVLNGRGEVVGKSLVDVFEWCMERIDNFIPKYCVYEDLRRRGYKVKILEDVLVGKYVFYPIEEIEDVSIRSLAERRFENLVLAVVDEENELTYYKVKEVEPRGRHEEEEFNVKGVLVENRIFTDGFLHRTYFYGSMKGDMTILSILEGAYLVEKGCLEVYKAGSKLKLDELIDVGRRKDPDFERRFEVYRDLKDRGFVVKTGLKFGSDFRLYEYVGERLPHSTYLVTIVDDRTIPAFEIVRAVRLAHSVRKKMLFVYKDEKGNRYISIERVKV, from the coding sequence ATGAAAATTTTCGTTGAGAATGACGTGGCGTATGTTTCCTTCTCTAAGAAGCTTGAAAAAATGGGAATTGGTGTCAAAAAAGGAGGCAAATTAATCCTACATCCAATAGAAGTACTTTACTTGGTCCTAAACGGTAGAGGTGAAGTTGTAGGAAAATCGCTTGTAGATGTTTTCGAATGGTGCATGGAGAGAATTGATAACTTCATACCCAAGTATTGTGTTTACGAGGATTTAAGAAGGAGAGGTTACAAGGTGAAGATACTTGAAGATGTTCTGGTCGGAAAGTACGTTTTTTATCCAATCGAAGAGATTGAGGACGTAAGTATAAGAAGTCTTGCCGAAAGGAGATTTGAAAATCTGGTCTTAGCTGTAGTTGATGAGGAGAACGAGCTAACATACTATAAAGTTAAAGAAGTCGAACCGAGAGGTAGGCACGAAGAAGAAGAATTTAACGTAAAAGGAGTGCTTGTCGAAAATAGAATATTTACAGACGGGTTCCTTCACAGAACTTACTTCTACGGAAGCATGAAAGGGGATATGACCATACTATCCATTCTCGAAGGGGCTTACCTTGTCGAAAAAGGTTGCTTAGAGGTTTACAAAGCCGGAAGTAAGCTTAAACTCGATGAACTCATAGATGTTGGTAGGAGGAAAGATCCCGATTTTGAGAGAAGGTTTGAAGTTTACAGGGATCTAAAGGACAGAGGTTTTGTTGTCAAAACTGGCTTAAAGTTCGGTAGCGACTTCAGACTGTACGAGTACGTTGGAGAAAGGCTGCCACATTCGACTTATCTCGTTACAATCGTTGATGATAGAACTATACCAGCTTTTGAAATTGTTAGGGCTGTCAGGTTGGCACACAGTGTTAGAAAAAAGATGCTCTTTGTGTACAAGGATGAGAAAGGAAACAGATATATATCCATTGAAAGGGTGAAGGTCTAA
- the fni gene encoding type 2 isopentenyl-diphosphate Delta-isomerase, whose protein sequence is MHKEFRNVRTSKRKLDHIEICLNKEVESSYSGFEDVMLIHKAIPEIDFDEIDTSVDFLGKRISAPFLIASITGGHEKAIEINKNLASAVEDLGLGMGVGSQRAGIEGGDLESFTIVREFAPKAFVYANIGLPQVIRDVEIAEKAVEMIDADALAIHLNYLQEAIQPEGDKFSRSAYDAIEEVCKSLKVPVIIKETGAGISRGIALKLKAVGVSALDVGGKGGTSFSAVESYRCEGYKAEIGRDFWDWGIPTAYSIVECYDILPVIATGGIRSGLDLAKALALGAVVGSSALPFLKRALEGVESVKELLRYYIDGLKVAMFLTGCRSCEDLRKVEIFISGKFREWLEVRGYDVSKLCLER, encoded by the coding sequence ATGCATAAAGAATTTCGAAATGTGAGGACTTCAAAGAGAAAGCTAGATCACATCGAAATCTGCCTAAACAAGGAGGTTGAATCTTCGTACAGTGGATTTGAGGATGTAATGCTAATTCATAAGGCTATTCCTGAGATCGATTTTGACGAAATCGACACAAGTGTGGATTTCCTCGGTAAAAGGATATCGGCACCATTTTTGATTGCATCTATAACGGGTGGGCACGAAAAGGCAATTGAAATAAACAAGAACTTGGCTTCAGCAGTTGAGGATCTGGGCTTGGGAATGGGTGTGGGAAGTCAGAGAGCTGGAATTGAAGGTGGAGATTTGGAGAGCTTCACAATTGTGAGAGAATTCGCTCCAAAAGCGTTCGTTTATGCAAATATAGGATTACCCCAAGTCATAAGGGATGTCGAAATTGCTGAGAAGGCTGTTGAAATGATCGATGCCGATGCCCTAGCAATTCATCTGAACTATCTGCAGGAGGCAATCCAACCAGAGGGGGATAAGTTCTCTAGAAGTGCTTACGATGCAATAGAGGAAGTTTGTAAGAGTTTGAAAGTTCCAGTTATAATCAAGGAAACTGGGGCAGGAATAAGCAGAGGGATAGCTTTGAAGCTTAAAGCTGTTGGAGTCTCAGCGCTAGATGTAGGGGGAAAGGGAGGGACGAGCTTCAGTGCCGTAGAATCCTACAGATGTGAAGGATACAAGGCTGAGATTGGTAGAGATTTCTGGGACTGGGGGATACCTACCGCGTACTCGATCGTTGAATGCTACGATATTTTACCAGTTATAGCAACTGGTGGAATTAGAAGTGGGCTTGACTTAGCTAAAGCTTTGGCTTTGGGTGCTGTGGTTGGCAGTTCCGCTTTACCTTTTTTAAAGAGAGCTCTAGAGGGTGTTGAAAGTGTTAAAGAGCTTTTGAGATACTACATTGACGGCTTGAAGGTTGCGATGTTTCTAACGGGATGCAGAAGTTGTGAGGACTTAAGGAAGGTGGAGATATTTATAAGTGGTAAGTTCAGAGAATGGCTTGAGGTGAGGGGTTACGATGTCTCAAAACTCTGCCTCGAAAGATGA
- a CDS encoding TrpB-like pyridoxal phosphate-dependent enzyme, translating into MRKILLDENEMPKYWYNILPDLPEPLPPPLHPVTKEPVKPEDLEPIFPKALIKQEMSNERWIKIPEEVRDVYALWRPTPLIRAVRLEKALKTPARIYFKYEGASPPGSHKPNTAVAQAYYNAKEGIERLTTETGAGQWGSALCFATKLFDLKCTVYMVKVSYYQKPYRRVLMETWGGEVIPSPSDRTEVGRKILEKDPDNPGSLGIAISEAIEDAVKHENTNYSLGSVLNHVLLHQTIIGLEAKKQLESIGEKPDVIVGCVGGGSNFAGLCYPFIKDAQKDGIKIIAVEPKACPTLTEGAYKYDYGDTAGLTPLLKMFTLGHDFIPPPIHAGGLRYHGDAPTLCLLVKHGIIEPRAVRQIPTFEAGVMFARTEGIVPAPETNHAIRVVIDEAIKAREEGEEKVILFNFSGHGLLDLKAYDDFLYGRLQDT; encoded by the coding sequence ATGCGGAAGATCTTACTGGATGAAAATGAGATGCCAAAGTACTGGTACAACATACTACCAGATTTGCCCGAACCTTTGCCACCTCCGTTGCATCCCGTAACGAAGGAGCCGGTAAAACCTGAGGATTTAGAGCCGATATTCCCAAAAGCTTTGATTAAGCAGGAGATGAGCAACGAGAGATGGATTAAAATCCCCGAAGAAGTTAGAGATGTCTACGCTCTGTGGAGACCAACTCCTTTGATTAGAGCGGTTAGGCTTGAGAAGGCTTTGAAGACTCCCGCAAGGATATACTTCAAATACGAGGGAGCTAGTCCACCGGGCAGTCATAAGCCAAACACGGCGGTAGCTCAAGCATATTACAATGCAAAGGAAGGGATCGAAAGGCTTACGACTGAGACTGGTGCAGGACAGTGGGGATCTGCACTATGCTTTGCAACAAAGCTCTTTGACTTGAAATGTACAGTTTACATGGTTAAGGTTAGCTATTATCAAAAACCCTACAGAAGGGTTTTGATGGAAACTTGGGGTGGAGAGGTAATTCCTTCCCCCTCGGATAGAACGGAAGTCGGCAGAAAGATCTTGGAAAAAGACCCTGACAACCCCGGTAGCCTAGGTATAGCAATAAGTGAGGCTATAGAAGATGCCGTAAAGCATGAAAATACAAATTACAGCTTGGGTAGTGTCCTGAACCACGTCCTCTTACATCAGACGATTATAGGCTTAGAAGCTAAAAAACAGCTTGAATCGATTGGTGAAAAACCGGATGTAATAGTGGGTTGCGTTGGAGGGGGTAGCAATTTTGCTGGCTTGTGCTATCCGTTTATCAAGGATGCTCAGAAGGATGGGATTAAGATCATAGCTGTAGAACCCAAAGCTTGTCCAACATTAACTGAGGGTGCTTACAAATACGATTACGGAGATACAGCTGGACTAACTCCTCTTTTAAAGATGTTCACATTGGGTCATGATTTCATACCACCGCCTATCCATGCAGGTGGTTTGAGGTATCACGGAGATGCCCCCACTCTATGCCTGCTCGTAAAGCACGGAATAATTGAACCAAGGGCAGTTAGACAGATTCCAACGTTCGAAGCTGGTGTGATGTTTGCGAGAACTGAGGGTATCGTTCCAGCACCAGAGACAAATCACGCGATAAGAGTTGTCATCGATGAAGCGATTAAAGCAAGAGAGGAGGGAGAGGAAAAGGTTATCCTGTTCAACTTCAGCGGTCACGGTTTATTGGATTTGAAAGCTTATGATGACTTCCTGTACGGCAGATTGCAGGATACATGA
- a CDS encoding polyprenyl synthetase family protein: MSQNSASKDEILKEIKKRSEVINKAMEDFLDLGEPEELYKASYHLIKAGGKRLRPVLTLLSCEAIGRDWKPILPSAIAIELIHNFTLIHDDIMDKDEYRRGVPTVHRLFGEATAILAGDTLFAKAFEILSKCNVEAENVIRAVEVIADVCVKICEGQYMDMEFEKRDDVSVEDYLKMVEKKTGVLIACSCSIPAVLYGEEKYVKPLWDFGLNCGIGFQIHDDVLDLVGGEKIGKDWCSDLVEGKKTIVYLRAREMGVEIDIFGKGKASDDEKRRAVEKLKECGAIDFASEMAKEFVERGKKYLDVLPDSNAKNVLMLLADYLVTREY, encoded by the coding sequence ATGTCTCAAAACTCTGCCTCGAAAGATGAGATATTGAAGGAGATAAAGAAAAGATCTGAAGTAATAAACAAGGCTATGGAAGACTTTTTAGATTTAGGGGAGCCTGAAGAGTTGTATAAGGCGTCGTATCATCTCATAAAAGCTGGTGGTAAGAGGTTAAGGCCAGTTCTAACCCTGCTAAGCTGCGAAGCTATAGGTAGGGATTGGAAACCCATTCTACCCTCAGCAATTGCTATAGAACTCATACACAACTTCACCCTAATCCACGACGATATAATGGATAAGGATGAGTACAGAAGGGGTGTTCCCACAGTTCACAGACTGTTTGGAGAAGCTACAGCTATATTAGCTGGAGATACCCTATTTGCTAAGGCGTTTGAAATACTTTCAAAGTGCAACGTGGAAGCTGAGAACGTGATTAGGGCTGTCGAAGTTATTGCGGATGTATGTGTCAAAATTTGCGAGGGACAGTACATGGACATGGAGTTCGAAAAGAGAGATGATGTAAGCGTCGAGGACTATCTGAAGATGGTTGAGAAGAAAACTGGCGTTTTAATAGCTTGTTCTTGCTCGATTCCTGCAGTTCTTTACGGTGAAGAGAAATATGTAAAGCCTCTTTGGGACTTCGGATTGAACTGTGGAATAGGTTTTCAAATTCACGACGACGTGTTGGATTTAGTAGGTGGGGAGAAGATTGGAAAGGATTGGTGTAGCGATTTAGTTGAGGGGAAGAAGACGATCGTTTATTTAAGGGCTAGAGAGATGGGTGTCGAAATAGACATCTTTGGAAAGGGTAAGGCAAGTGATGATGAAAAGAGAAGGGCTGTTGAAAAGTTAAAGGAGTGCGGAGCCATAGATTTTGCTTCGGAAATGGCTAAGGAGTTTGTTGAAAGGGGTAAGAAGTATTTAGACGTTTTGCCAGATTCGAATGCCAAGAATGTTCTGATGCTTTTGGCTGATTACTTGGTTACAAGAGAGTACTAA
- a CDS encoding isopentenyl phosphate kinase — MIVVKIGGSAITDKKGFKIVKIDSIERVAKDIAEVRPRKLILVHGVGSFGHPFVVKYRLKEEKNLEGVVRAHMSCKELNAMICEAMLMYGLKPFPVHPLLTFKLRGGKITFDIDIFEKALEEGFIPVTHGDMVYDVEDRFFKVLSGDDITLKLAKAFKAEKIGFATDVEGVYVDGKLADVVTWKDLDKIGFSKGVDVTGGMRSKVEKILRSGVNARIFSISKFKGFLSCEEVGTLVKSD; from the coding sequence ATGATAGTAGTCAAGATTGGTGGATCTGCAATAACAGATAAGAAGGGGTTCAAAATAGTTAAGATCGATTCTATAGAGAGAGTTGCTAAAGATATTGCCGAAGTAAGACCCAGAAAACTTATTCTTGTTCACGGTGTGGGTTCCTTTGGTCACCCCTTTGTAGTTAAGTACAGGCTTAAGGAGGAGAAAAACTTGGAGGGTGTTGTTAGAGCGCATATGTCATGCAAGGAGCTGAACGCTATGATTTGTGAGGCTATGCTCATGTATGGCTTGAAACCTTTTCCAGTTCATCCCCTTCTAACGTTCAAACTTCGTGGGGGCAAGATAACATTTGACATCGACATCTTCGAAAAGGCACTTGAGGAAGGATTCATACCCGTAACTCATGGGGACATGGTCTACGATGTGGAGGACAGATTTTTCAAGGTTCTTTCCGGCGATGACATAACGCTGAAGCTTGCCAAGGCTTTTAAGGCTGAAAAGATTGGTTTTGCTACTGATGTTGAAGGAGTTTACGTTGACGGGAAATTAGCTGATGTGGTGACTTGGAAAGATTTGGACAAGATTGGATTCTCCAAAGGAGTTGATGTGACCGGTGGGATGAGAAGCAAGGTCGAGAAGATTTTGAGGAGCGGTGTGAATGCTAGAATTTTTAGCATTTCAAAGTTTAAGGGGTTTCTAAGCTGTGAAGAAGTAGGAACGCTCGTTAAATCTGACTGA
- a CDS encoding CoB--CoM heterodisulfide reductase iron-sulfur subunit A family protein — MAEEEPKIGVYICHCGENIAGAVNIEEVKKFAETLPNVVVVRDYLFMCSDPGQELIKQDIKEGRVNRVVVAACTPRTHEPIFRKACEDAGLNKYYFEMANIRDQCSWAHWHEKEKATEKAKQIIAAAVAKARLLEPLEDRYVDITQKVLVIGGGIAGIFAALDIANAGYKVYLVERNPSIGGNMAKLDKTFPTNDCSACILTPLMVEVANHPNIELLTYSEVEAVEGTVGNFKVKVRKKQTWVDWDLCTGCGACTDVCPPKARVPDEFNEGLSKRGAIYIQFPQAVPKKAVIDIDACIECGGRKFGTEPRKTKDGKPILAPCEKVCPTGAADRTKPRNPEGELIELDVGAIIVATGYKVMDKTHFKEFAPDSPNVITALQMERLISATGPTEGKLIVPSDIPKYEEWKKKVAKGEEVELEARKPHRIVYVSCVGSRDERFHTYCSKVCCMYMLKQAMLLKEKYPDLDIYIFFIDVRTPGKDFDEYYMRCRQLGIKVIKGKVGGIRRMPDERLWVRGYDAEIGKPVEVIADLVVLATAIEPSDGTIELARKLGINIGAEGFFRERHTKLYPVDTMTEGIFICGCAQGPKDIPDSVAQAKAAASSAMSLIAPGKMKLEPLVSEVDKEKCSGCGICVPLCPYGAITMTKYNESMRAEINPALCKGCGVCAAACPSKAIKLHGFTFEQVLAQVRTLAKRGIVEVL; from the coding sequence ATGGCTGAAGAAGAGCCGAAGATTGGCGTCTACATCTGCCATTGTGGAGAGAACATAGCTGGTGCGGTAAACATAGAAGAAGTAAAAAAGTTTGCTGAAACCCTGCCAAATGTTGTTGTCGTTAGAGACTATCTCTTCATGTGTTCTGACCCCGGACAGGAGCTTATCAAGCAGGATATCAAAGAAGGTAGGGTAAATAGAGTTGTAGTAGCTGCATGTACACCGAGAACACACGAGCCAATTTTCAGGAAGGCTTGTGAGGATGCTGGACTGAACAAATACTATTTCGAAATGGCAAACATCAGAGACCAGTGTTCATGGGCTCACTGGCATGAGAAGGAGAAGGCTACAGAGAAGGCTAAGCAGATAATAGCTGCAGCAGTTGCCAAAGCAAGATTACTCGAACCCTTGGAGGATAGATATGTTGACATAACTCAAAAAGTATTAGTGATAGGAGGAGGTATAGCAGGAATTTTTGCAGCCTTGGACATTGCAAATGCAGGATATAAGGTTTACCTAGTTGAGAGAAATCCTTCAATCGGAGGAAACATGGCAAAGTTGGACAAAACATTCCCAACAAACGACTGTTCTGCTTGTATCTTAACACCATTGATGGTTGAAGTTGCAAACCATCCAAACATCGAACTTCTCACGTATTCTGAAGTTGAGGCTGTAGAAGGAACTGTAGGAAACTTCAAGGTTAAGGTAAGAAAGAAGCAGACTTGGGTTGATTGGGATCTCTGTACGGGTTGTGGAGCTTGTACAGACGTATGTCCTCCTAAGGCAAGAGTTCCAGACGAGTTCAACGAAGGTTTAAGCAAGAGAGGTGCTATTTACATCCAGTTCCCTCAGGCGGTTCCAAAGAAGGCTGTAATTGATATAGATGCATGTATAGAGTGCGGTGGTAGGAAATTCGGAACAGAGCCAAGAAAAACGAAGGATGGAAAGCCAATTCTCGCACCATGTGAAAAAGTTTGTCCGACTGGTGCTGCAGATAGAACAAAGCCGAGGAATCCAGAAGGGGAATTGATCGAATTGGATGTTGGTGCAATCATCGTAGCTACTGGATACAAAGTGATGGACAAGACACACTTCAAGGAATTCGCACCTGACTCACCCAATGTAATAACGGCTTTGCAGATGGAGAGATTGATTTCTGCAACTGGCCCAACAGAAGGTAAGCTAATCGTTCCTTCGGACATTCCGAAGTATGAGGAGTGGAAGAAGAAGGTTGCTAAGGGAGAAGAGGTAGAATTAGAGGCAAGGAAACCACATAGGATAGTTTATGTATCTTGTGTAGGTTCAAGAGATGAGAGATTCCACACCTACTGCTCCAAAGTCTGTTGTATGTACATGCTCAAGCAGGCAATGCTTCTCAAAGAAAAGTATCCAGACTTGGACATATACATCTTCTTCATAGACGTGAGAACTCCCGGAAAGGACTTCGACGAATACTACATGAGATGTAGACAGCTGGGTATCAAAGTAATCAAGGGTAAGGTTGGTGGAATAAGAAGAATGCCAGACGAGAGACTCTGGGTCAGAGGTTACGATGCTGAGATCGGCAAACCAGTTGAAGTGATAGCTGATTTAGTTGTGCTTGCTACAGCCATAGAGCCATCCGACGGAACGATCGAATTGGCAAGGAAGTTGGGAATAAACATCGGTGCGGAAGGATTCTTTAGAGAGAGGCACACGAAGCTCTATCCAGTAGATACGATGACTGAGGGTATATTCATATGCGGTTGCGCTCAAGGTCCTAAGGACATACCAGATTCCGTTGCACAGGCTAAAGCTGCAGCCTCTTCAGCAATGTCACTCATAGCTCCGGGTAAGATGAAGTTAGAACCTTTGGTATCTGAAGTTGACAAAGAAAAGTGTTCTGGCTGTGGAATCTGTGTGCCGTTGTGTCCCTACGGTGCAATAACGATGACGAAGTACAACGAGAGCATGAGAGCCGAGATAAATCCAGCATTGTGTAAGGGATGTGGTGTATGTGCAGCAGCCTGCCCGAGCAAAGCTATAAAGCTACACGGATTCACGTTCGAGCAAGTCCTAGCTCAAGTTAGGACGTTAGCGAAGAGGGGAATTGTGGAGGTGTTGTAA
- the pheT gene encoding phenylalanine--tRNA ligase subunit beta, protein MPVVTLYWDELERLVGVDRKTILENLPMIGCDIERVYDDHVDVEFFPNRPDLYSVEGVARALRGFLDIERGYRHYDVKKGDWKIYVDESVLAVRPYIRGCVVRGLKMSDEIIRSLMEVQEDLHWTIGRNRRRMAIGVHDLSKIKFPLTYKAVDKDFSFVPLDFDREMTVEEILREHPKGKKFAFILEGKDRYPMIVDADGDAISFPPIINAEKTRVTEKTTDIFIDVTGFDEYVDKALNILATMLADRGGVIESVEVIYPDKTFTSPDLSPRKMDISKEEIYGLLGFKPSDEEIRIALERMRFGVEKIDDKIVRVLVPPYRADIMHEWDVIEDIAIGYRYDRIEPEYPKTMGIGKSHPWNDLRDVVKEIMIGLGFLEVITFTLTNERVQYDWMGRKAEAWKDYVPLMKPLTEDHTIVRTDLLPKLLEVLAVNKHHPMPQKIFEVGDVVVGMKNRLRLACCITHSKANFAEIRGVVQAVMRELNLDWDVEESGDQAFIEGRRADVIVKGKKVGVFGEIHPEVLEKFEITNPVVGFELDLTEIFDCGYLL, encoded by the coding sequence ATGCCCGTCGTAACGCTCTACTGGGATGAGCTTGAGAGACTAGTGGGTGTTGATAGAAAGACTATCCTCGAAAACCTCCCCATGATAGGTTGCGATATTGAAAGAGTTTACGATGATCATGTTGACGTTGAATTCTTCCCAAACAGACCCGATCTGTACAGTGTTGAAGGTGTTGCGAGAGCTTTAAGGGGATTTTTGGACATTGAGAGAGGTTACAGGCATTATGATGTCAAGAAGGGAGACTGGAAGATTTACGTTGATGAAAGTGTTTTAGCCGTTAGACCCTACATCAGGGGTTGCGTAGTTAGAGGCTTGAAGATGAGCGATGAGATCATAAGGTCGTTAATGGAAGTACAGGAAGATCTGCACTGGACTATTGGAAGAAATAGGAGGAGAATGGCTATTGGTGTTCATGATCTGAGCAAGATAAAGTTTCCATTGACTTACAAAGCTGTTGATAAGGATTTCAGCTTTGTTCCGTTGGATTTCGATAGGGAGATGACGGTTGAAGAGATTCTCAGGGAACATCCAAAGGGCAAGAAGTTTGCATTCATTTTGGAAGGGAAGGACAGGTATCCGATGATCGTAGATGCTGATGGAGATGCTATATCGTTCCCTCCCATAATAAATGCGGAGAAGACGAGGGTTACAGAGAAAACGACCGATATTTTCATCGACGTGACTGGTTTTGACGAATACGTTGACAAGGCTCTGAACATCTTAGCGACGATGTTGGCTGACAGAGGTGGTGTAATCGAATCGGTTGAAGTTATCTACCCTGATAAGACATTCACTTCTCCAGATTTGAGTCCTAGGAAAATGGATATAAGCAAGGAAGAAATTTACGGTCTCTTAGGATTTAAGCCGAGCGATGAAGAAATTAGAATAGCTTTGGAAAGAATGAGGTTTGGAGTTGAGAAAATCGACGATAAGATTGTTAGAGTTCTTGTTCCACCTTACAGAGCAGACATAATGCACGAGTGGGATGTTATAGAGGATATTGCGATAGGTTACCGCTACGATAGAATTGAGCCAGAGTATCCAAAAACAATGGGAATTGGCAAAAGTCATCCTTGGAACGATCTGAGAGATGTTGTAAAGGAAATCATGATTGGTTTGGGATTTTTAGAAGTTATAACATTCACGTTAACTAACGAGAGAGTTCAATACGATTGGATGGGGAGGAAGGCTGAGGCTTGGAAGGATTACGTGCCCTTGATGAAGCCTTTAACTGAAGATCACACGATCGTCAGAACAGATTTGTTGCCAAAGCTCTTGGAGGTTTTAGCTGTAAACAAGCACCATCCAATGCCCCAGAAGATATTCGAGGTTGGGGATGTTGTTGTGGGTATGAAGAATAGGTTGAGACTTGCCTGTTGCATAACCCACTCTAAAGCAAACTTTGCAGAGATTAGAGGAGTTGTTCAGGCTGTTATGAGGGAGTTGAACTTGGACTGGGATGTTGAGGAGAGCGGAGATCAGGCTTTCATAGAGGGTAGAAGGGCTGATGTAATAGTCAAAGGCAAGAAAGTAGGAGTTTTCGGTGAGATACATCCCGAGGTGCTTGAGAAGTTTGAAATAACCAATCCAGTTGTGGGATTTGAGCTCGATCTAACTGAGATCTTCGACTGCGGTTACTTGCTTTAG
- a CDS encoding M20 family metallo-hydrolase: protein MKEEVSRECEKYREEMIEVACKLIELKAISPDYGGEGELDKAEYIESLLEGFEVERFDAKDDRAKGGVRPNIVAKVCDGERMLWIVSHMDVVPEGDLALWETPPFKAVVKDGKIYGRGAEDNNQAIVSSLFAGKVVKNLMKKGFEPKIGFGLVFVSDEETGSEYGIKYLLKQGIFNKDDLIVVPDAGNERGDEIEIAEKSVLWLKFRVHGIQSHASTPKLNANRRAMEFLLELDKTLHSKFSATNKLFNPPYSTFEPTKREKNVDNVNTVPGLDVSYMDCRVLPEYDLNDVLRVVNEVKAKFVERDKKPIEVEVLQTNSSPPTPEDSDVVEILRKAIKLMRVIDARPIGIGGNTCASFFRQFGIHTAVWATFVGNAHEPNEFCLIDNMVEDAKVFALLPFI from the coding sequence ATGAAAGAGGAGGTAAGTAGGGAGTGTGAGAAATATAGAGAGGAAATGATAGAGGTAGCATGCAAGCTTATTGAACTAAAAGCAATAAGCCCAGACTACGGTGGGGAGGGAGAGCTGGACAAAGCTGAGTACATTGAAAGTCTTCTCGAAGGGTTTGAAGTTGAGAGATTCGATGCGAAAGATGACAGAGCTAAGGGTGGTGTTAGACCGAACATAGTTGCTAAGGTCTGCGATGGGGAAAGAATGCTTTGGATAGTTTCACACATGGATGTCGTGCCCGAAGGAGATCTGGCTTTGTGGGAAACACCACCCTTTAAAGCGGTTGTTAAGGATGGTAAGATTTACGGGAGAGGGGCCGAAGACAATAACCAAGCAATAGTTTCTTCCCTATTCGCTGGCAAGGTTGTTAAAAATCTGATGAAAAAGGGTTTTGAGCCTAAGATCGGTTTTGGTTTAGTTTTCGTGTCCGATGAGGAGACCGGTAGCGAATACGGAATAAAGTATCTTTTGAAGCAAGGTATCTTCAACAAAGACGACTTGATAGTTGTTCCAGATGCTGGAAACGAAAGAGGAGATGAAATAGAAATAGCGGAAAAGAGCGTACTTTGGTTAAAGTTTAGGGTTCATGGAATCCAGAGTCATGCAAGTACACCGAAGCTGAATGCGAATAGAAGGGCTATGGAATTCCTACTTGAGCTAGACAAAACTTTGCACAGCAAGTTTAGCGCAACAAACAAACTCTTCAATCCACCATACTCAACATTTGAGCCTACTAAGAGAGAGAAAAACGTTGACAACGTTAACACTGTTCCAGGATTGGATGTCAGCTACATGGATTGTAGAGTTCTGCCGGAATACGATCTAAACGATGTTTTAAGGGTTGTCAATGAAGTTAAAGCCAAGTTCGTTGAAAGGGACAAGAAGCCCATAGAGGTTGAAGTTTTGCAAACTAACTCCTCACCACCAACGCCAGAGGACAGCGATGTGGTTGAAATCCTTAGGAAGGCTATAAAGTTGATGAGGGTAATCGATGCTAGGCCCATTGGAATAGGCGGAAACACTTGTGCCTCCTTCTTCAGGCAGTTCGGAATTCATACAGCAGTCTGGGCAACTTTTGTGGGCAATGCGCACGAACCAAACGAGTTTTGTCTAATAGACAACATGGTGGAGGATGCCAAAGTATTTGCACTCCTACCCTTTATCTAA
- the thpR gene encoding RNA 2',3'-cyclic phosphodiesterase: MRLFVAVDLSDEVREKMNNVLKTFKDFKGVKTVEKENLHITLMFLGEVPDRRVEVIKEKLREIKSEPFKIRLKGLGSFPPQGNIRVVWVGVEEGEENLKVLADAVESSLRSLGFKRDKDFVAHATVARVKRLAPSDKERLLKVVEKYKDYDFGEMVVDVFKLKKSTLTPKGPIYEDIEVYRLE; the protein is encoded by the coding sequence ATGAGGCTGTTCGTAGCTGTAGATTTGAGCGATGAAGTCAGAGAGAAAATGAATAACGTCCTCAAGACCTTTAAGGACTTTAAAGGAGTTAAGACCGTTGAAAAGGAGAACTTACACATCACACTGATGTTCTTGGGGGAAGTGCCAGATAGAAGGGTTGAAGTTATCAAGGAAAAGTTAAGAGAAATAAAATCCGAGCCGTTCAAGATCAGGTTAAAGGGTTTGGGAAGCTTTCCACCTCAGGGCAACATCAGAGTTGTGTGGGTTGGTGTTGAGGAGGGTGAAGAGAACTTGAAGGTGTTGGCTGATGCCGTTGAAAGCTCGCTCAGGAGCTTGGGATTCAAGAGAGACAAAGATTTTGTAGCTCATGCCACAGTTGCGAGGGTAAAGAGATTGGCTCCTTCCGACAAAGAAAGACTTTTGAAGGTTGTTGAGAAGTACAAGGACTACGACTTTGGAGAGATGGTGGTTGATGTTTTCAAGCTCAAAAAGAGTACTCTAACACCCAAGGGACCAATTTATGAAGATATTGAGGTCTACAGACTTGAATAA